A single window of Channa argus isolate prfri chromosome 10, Channa argus male v1.0, whole genome shotgun sequence DNA harbors:
- the zdhhc24 gene encoding probable palmitoyltransferase ZDHHC24 encodes MTSFASRTFSRVDRVCRHLPVALNTFLVFSITGEVSYLVLVEAPLEADQKKTQWSSCWKMIHLLGQYFMLGNICWNALLFLKTSPSIKGVFLGGEGMGQGWRYCYTCETHTPPRCSHCYDCKVCVLRRDHHCVFFGRCVGFRNYRYFLCCLLFMWSGLLYATLMNAEVFIVILKEGVTVHSILLLLIPWIMLVSGQVSARAFAFAFIADTCVVGFLLVSAFLFFHLFLLFRGQTTREWYSSRRPYDLRLLGNLRHALGLRWYICWLSPLIPSPLPGDGINFPVTGSLEPTR; translated from the exons ATGACGAGCTTTGCCAGTAGAACGTTCAGCAGGGTCGACAGGGTGTGTCGCCACCTGCCCGTGGCCCTCAACACCTTTCTGGTCTTCTCAATAACCGGGGAGGTTAGCTACCTGGTCCTGGTCGAGGCTCCGCTAGAGGCGGACCAGAAGAAGACGCAGTGGTCCTCGTGTTGGAAAATGATCCATTTGCTGGGCCAGTACTTCATGCTGGGAAACATCTGCTGGAACGCGCTGCTCTTCCTCAAAACCAGCCCCAGCATTAAGGGTGTGTTCCTGGGTGGAGAAGGCATGGGCCAAGGGTGGAG ATACTGTTACAcatgtgaaacacacactcctCCGCGCTGCTCCCACTGCTACgactgtaaagtgtgtgtgctgcGGCGCGATCACCACTGTGTCTTTTTTGGCCGGTGTGTTGGGTTCCGCAACTACCGCTACTTCCTTTGCTGCTTGTTATTTATGTGGTCTGGGCTTCTGTACGCCACTCTGATGAACGCAGAGGTCTTCATTGTCATTCTAAAGGAGGGCGTGACTGTGCACAgcattctgctgctgctcatacCCTGGATCATGTTAGTTTCAG GCCAGGTCTCAGCACGTGCTTTTGCCTTTGCCTTCATCGCAGACACATGCGTGGTGGGCTTCCTGCTTGTGTCCGCCTTCCTCTTCTTCCACCTCTTCCTGCTGTTTCGGGGACAGACCACCAGGGAGTGGTACTCATCTCGCAGACCCTATGACCTAAGGCTCCTAGGCAACCTGCGTCATGCTCTGGGCCTTCGCTGGTACATTTGCTGGCTCTCCCCACTTATCCCATCTCCTTTACCTGGAGATGGGATAAACTTCCCTGTCACAGGATCACTGGAGCCCACTCGGTAA
- the pola2 gene encoding DNA polymerase alpha subunit B isoform X2 codes for MVEQCICNRMQADEMVGEWVAYSTTKDGLKLTIDTLEKFEHEVLNKRNKSKQSCRKEDSHNRTRDIHTLQDLIKAEEEEENLLDCYSTPAKVSQKRALTTPEHPHSKRSALLKTSPGLLLSPASFSPSATPSQKYSQRGGKGEVVVTFGAVQGTRWVGRKTPGAGIQLELLEEPEDSLRCSYKYMFQRLRDVRNVLTEKIEELGESLRSHFNIEEFSPVSLPAQDKITVLGQVCCDSNGKLNVQSVLLETGPEQGGQQVPVDLSELKEYSLFPGQVVVMEGMNTTGRKLMASKLYEGVPLPLYNSEIKMEMDEEPVNVLVACGPYTPSDSLTFDPLLDLISVIVRDRPDVCLLLGPFVDSKHEQIEKAQVTETFEAIFSRCIESIVNGTKSVDCRLVFVPSQRDINHHFIYPQPPFTLSNLSKDQAQRVTLVPDPCTLLISGVTFGLTSTDILFHMGAEEISCGAGTDRFSRILKHLLTQRSYYPLYPPAEEVNMDYEKFQTFGQMSLTPDVLIIPSELRYFIKDVAGCVCVNPGRLTKGQVGGTYSRLLIQHSSASEDGKRVSPCLAAQVVKI; via the exons A tgGTGGAGCAGTGTATTTGTAACAGGATGCAGGCAGATGAAATGGTGGGGGAGTGGGTGGCCTATAGCACCACAAAAGATGGATTAAAGCTCACCATTGACACACTGGAGAAATTTGAACATGAG GTGTTAAACAAGAGGAATAAATCCAAGCAGAGCTGCAGAAAAGAAGACTCCCACAACAGAACTAGAGACATCCACACATTACAGGACTT AATCAaagctgaggaagaggaggaaaatctACTAGATTGCTACTCTACTCCTGCAAAG gtcTCTCAGAAACGAGCCCTGACTACTCCAGAACATCCTCATTCTAAAAGAAGTGCACTTCTAAAGACCAGCCCTGGCCTGCTGCTTTCTCCTGCCAGTTTCTCTCCCAG CGCAACCCCCTCACAGAAGTACAGTCAACGAGGAGGCAAAGGAGAGGTGGTAGTTACATTTGGGGCTGTGCAAGGCACACGCTGGGTCGGCAGGAAGACTCCAGGCGCAGGCATCCAGCTGGAGCTGCTGGAAGAACCTGAAGACTCTCTCCGCTGCAGCTACAAGTACATGTTTCAGCGGCTGCGTGATGTTCGAAATG TTTTGACAGAGAAGATTGAGGAGCTGGGTGAGAGCCTCAGGTCTCACTTCAACATTGAAGAGTTCTCCCCTGTTTCTCTACCAGCTCAG GACAAAATAACAGTGCTTGGGCAGGTGTGCTGTGACAGTAATGGAAAACTCAACGTGCAGTCGGTTCTATTGGAGACAGGACCAGAGCAAGGTGGTCAGCAAGTACCCGTTGATCTATCCGAGCTCAAAGAATACTCCCTGTTTCCTGGTCAG GTAGTAGTGATGGAGGGGATGAACACAACAGGAAGAAAACTGATGGCATCCAAGCTCTATGAG GGAGTTCCTCTTCCCTTGTACaattctgaaattaaaatggaGATGGATGAAG AGCCAGTGAATGTACTCGTGGCATGTGGACCATACACCCCTTCTGACAGTCTGACATTTGACCCACTGCTGGACTTAATCAGTGTCATTGTCAGGGATCGTCCTGATGTCTGCCTGCTG ctggGACCTTTTGTGGATTccaaacatgaacaaattgag AAAGCTCAGGTGACTGAGACATTTGAAGCCATTTTCTCAAGATGTATTGAAAGTATTGTGAATGGCACCAAAAG TGTGGACTGTCGCCTGGTATTTGTGCCCTCCCAGAGAGACATCAACCACCATTTCATCTACCCACAGCCTCCCTTCACCCTGTCCAACCTGAGCAAGGATCAGGCCCAG CGTGTCACCCTGGTCCCTGACCCCTGCACACTGCTGATCAGCGGTGTGACATTTGGCTTGACATCCACTGACATCTTGTTCCACATGGGAGCAGAAGAGATCAGCTG TGGTGCTGGGACAGACCGATTCTCGCGTATCCTGAAACACTTGCTCACCCAGCGGAG CTACTACCCCCTGTACCCCCCTGCAGAGGAGGTTAACATGGATTACGAAAAGTTTCAGACATTTGGTCAGATGTCACTCACCCCTGATGTTCTCATCATTCCATCTGAGCTGCGCTATTTTATAAAG GACGTagctgggtgtgtttgtgtcaatcCAGGACGTCTGACAAAAGGCCAGGTGGGTGGGACCTACAGCAGGCTGCTCATTCAGCACAGCTCTGCATCAGAGGATGGCAAGAGAGTGAGCCCCTGTTTGGCTGCTCAAGTGGTGAAAATCTAA
- the pola2 gene encoding DNA polymerase alpha subunit B isoform X3 encodes MILFSTRVLNKRNKSKQSCRKEDSHNRTRDIHTLQDLIKAEEEEENLLDCYSTPAKVSQKRALTTPEHPHSKRSALLKTSPGLLLSPASFSPSATPSQKYSQRGGKGEVVVTFGAVQGTRWVGRKTPGAGIQLELLEEPEDSLRCSYKYMFQRLRDVRNVLTEKIEELGESLRSHFNIEEFSPVSLPAQDKITVLGQVCCDSNGKLNVQSVLLETGPEQGGQQVPVDLSELKEYSLFPGQVVVMEGMNTTGRKLMASKLYEGVPLPLYNSEIKMEMDEEPVNVLVACGPYTPSDSLTFDPLLDLISVIVRDRPDVCLLLGPFVDSKHEQIEKAQVTETFEAIFSRCIESIVNGTKSVDCRLVFVPSQRDINHHFIYPQPPFTLSNLSKDQAQRVTLVPDPCTLLISGVTFGLTSTDILFHMGAEEISCGAGTDRFSRILKHLLTQRSYYPLYPPAEEVNMDYEKFQTFGQMSLTPDVLIIPSELRYFIKDVAGCVCVNPGRLTKGQVGGTYSRLLIQHSSASEDGKRVSPCLAAQVVKI; translated from the exons ATGATTCTGTTCTCGACAAGA GTGTTAAACAAGAGGAATAAATCCAAGCAGAGCTGCAGAAAAGAAGACTCCCACAACAGAACTAGAGACATCCACACATTACAGGACTT AATCAaagctgaggaagaggaggaaaatctACTAGATTGCTACTCTACTCCTGCAAAG gtcTCTCAGAAACGAGCCCTGACTACTCCAGAACATCCTCATTCTAAAAGAAGTGCACTTCTAAAGACCAGCCCTGGCCTGCTGCTTTCTCCTGCCAGTTTCTCTCCCAG CGCAACCCCCTCACAGAAGTACAGTCAACGAGGAGGCAAAGGAGAGGTGGTAGTTACATTTGGGGCTGTGCAAGGCACACGCTGGGTCGGCAGGAAGACTCCAGGCGCAGGCATCCAGCTGGAGCTGCTGGAAGAACCTGAAGACTCTCTCCGCTGCAGCTACAAGTACATGTTTCAGCGGCTGCGTGATGTTCGAAATG TTTTGACAGAGAAGATTGAGGAGCTGGGTGAGAGCCTCAGGTCTCACTTCAACATTGAAGAGTTCTCCCCTGTTTCTCTACCAGCTCAG GACAAAATAACAGTGCTTGGGCAGGTGTGCTGTGACAGTAATGGAAAACTCAACGTGCAGTCGGTTCTATTGGAGACAGGACCAGAGCAAGGTGGTCAGCAAGTACCCGTTGATCTATCCGAGCTCAAAGAATACTCCCTGTTTCCTGGTCAG GTAGTAGTGATGGAGGGGATGAACACAACAGGAAGAAAACTGATGGCATCCAAGCTCTATGAG GGAGTTCCTCTTCCCTTGTACaattctgaaattaaaatggaGATGGATGAAG AGCCAGTGAATGTACTCGTGGCATGTGGACCATACACCCCTTCTGACAGTCTGACATTTGACCCACTGCTGGACTTAATCAGTGTCATTGTCAGGGATCGTCCTGATGTCTGCCTGCTG ctggGACCTTTTGTGGATTccaaacatgaacaaattgag AAAGCTCAGGTGACTGAGACATTTGAAGCCATTTTCTCAAGATGTATTGAAAGTATTGTGAATGGCACCAAAAG TGTGGACTGTCGCCTGGTATTTGTGCCCTCCCAGAGAGACATCAACCACCATTTCATCTACCCACAGCCTCCCTTCACCCTGTCCAACCTGAGCAAGGATCAGGCCCAG CGTGTCACCCTGGTCCCTGACCCCTGCACACTGCTGATCAGCGGTGTGACATTTGGCTTGACATCCACTGACATCTTGTTCCACATGGGAGCAGAAGAGATCAGCTG TGGTGCTGGGACAGACCGATTCTCGCGTATCCTGAAACACTTGCTCACCCAGCGGAG CTACTACCCCCTGTACCCCCCTGCAGAGGAGGTTAACATGGATTACGAAAAGTTTCAGACATTTGGTCAGATGTCACTCACCCCTGATGTTCTCATCATTCCATCTGAGCTGCGCTATTTTATAAAG GACGTagctgggtgtgtttgtgtcaatcCAGGACGTCTGACAAAAGGCCAGGTGGGTGGGACCTACAGCAGGCTGCTCATTCAGCACAGCTCTGCATCAGAGGATGGCAAGAGAGTGAGCCCCTGTTTGGCTGCTCAAGTGGTGAAAATCTAA
- the LOC137134543 gene encoding high mobility group nucleosome-binding domain-containing protein 5-like, translated as MHLQQCWQKLKEQELGAQQQNRELLQQFEKAQDSLKEMLVCNAAMKTIRMEYEQYLEERYQCWQQRLTEKTQAAKALRMGECLKSPLNNMEEVTKFSTHQHLNTQGPANKPQKVAATQDHNSQNIHLDYNQDGFSHLPNIQSSWLTHPQSQTVRLPIRLPYQPQTSSHFPQSYLPHSFHLHHRTSTTGHHHLWPRQDARSCASLQTDCPCSCTTCVTGLPSCSEALWGQLYIEEPLPESRVSQDVEQEGGTSRAPNTKSRRGGSRSSHLSQELDVKPVRLSSESGTESIDTRRDSSQGIREKRTEREKRGRSRCISSEKERHSQVSSMTSTAFIIASVAVQSSETDTLSEGCSTGRIKKTRRSWGQGKESHRMEMIAKEGTRGKKDYSESQTEESQRLSEEPKTKNVGNQSADNKSDSGTERSKGNTTESEKGGRNEIKKKQDTSSSEQSSADDKEEEKGHEKHQEDEDGEQDNAKKEENSQADGKLEEDNAEEEGDDNEEKENSLSEEVQEEKEEEEDTDVSVRKNTLKEEDTEEEDEVAEEHEDKDIMMNENCESSASSQEEVDEDEIEKDPKKTEDEDGTDEEEDGEGEEEQRGDKAGKPEESDSDHSIILSKENRYTKMHFTPEKEKRGSVTRSSEDSDSNDFNEDDIESLLAPQEEKKTE; from the exons ATGCACCTGCAGCAGTGCTGGCAGAAACTGAAGGAGCAAGAGCTGGgagcacaacaacaaaatagGGAGTTACTGCAGCAGTTTGAGAAAGCCCAGGACTCACTGAAAGAGATGCTGGTCTGCAATGCTGCCATGAAGACCATACGG ATGGAATATGAGCAGTACCTAGAGGAGAGATACCAGTGCTGGCAGCAAAGActcacagagaaaacacaggctGCTAAGGCACTG AGGATGGGGGAGTGTTTAAAATCACCTCTCAACAATATGGAAGAAGTGACAAAATTCTCCACACatcaacatttaaacacacaag GCCCAGCCAATAAGCCACAGAAAGTTGCTGCAACTCAAGATCACAACAGCCAAAACATCCACTTAGACTACAATCAAGATGGCTTCTCTCATCTCCCTAACATACAGTCTTCTTGGTTAACCCACCCTCAATCCCAGACAGTTAGACTTCCCATCAGACTGCCCTATCAACCTCAGACTTCCTCTCATTTTCCCCAGTCTTACCTTCCACATTCTTTCCATCTCCACCACCGTACCTCCACAACAGGTCATCATCACCTCTGGCCCAGGCAGGATGCACGTAGCTGTGCTTCCCTGCAGACTGACTGCCCCTGCTCCTGTACTACATGTGTAACTGGACTTCCGTCATGCTCTGAGGCACTTTGGGGACAGCTTTACATTGAGGAGCCTCTGCCTGAGTCAAGAGTTTCACAGGATGTAGAACAGGAAGGTGGGACAAGTAGAGCACCAAACACAAAGAGCAGGAGAGGTGGAAGCAGGAGCAGTCATTTGTCTCAGGAGCTGGATGTTAAACCAG TTCGTCTGTCTAGTGAGAGTGGTACAGAGAGCATTGATACTCGCCGTGATTCCAGTCAGGGGATCAgagagaagagaacagagagggagaagagaggaagatCCCGGTGTATTTCATCAGAAAAAGAAAGGCACTCTCAGGT GTCATCTATGACTTCCACTGCCTTTATCATTGCATCAGTTGCAGTCCAAAGCTCAGAAACTGACACCTTATCAGAGGGATGCAGCACAGGTAGAATTAAGAAGACAAGAAGAAGTTGGGGACAAGGCAAAGAATCACACAGAATGGAAATGATAGCGAAGGAAGGAACCAGGGGTAAAAAAGACTACTCTGAAAGTCAGACTGAGGAGAGTCAGCGTCTCTCTGAGGAAcccaaaactaaaaatgtaggAAATCAAAGTGCTGACAACAAATCAGACAGCGGTACAGAGAGGTCAAAAGGTAATACTACAGAGTCTGAAAAGGGAGgcagaaatgaaattaaaaaaaagcaggacaCTAGCAGCTCTGAGCAAAGCAGTGCAGATGacaaggaggaagagaaggggcATGAAAAACatcaggaagatgaagatggtGAACAGgataatgcaaaaaaagaagagaatagCCAGGCAGATGGAAAGCTGGAGGAAGACAATGCggaggaggagggtgatgataatgaagaaaaagagaatagCCTGAGTGAGGAAgtgcaggaagaaaaagaagaggaggaagacacGGATGTTTCTGTTAGAAAGAATACATTGAAGGAAGAAGAcacagaagaagaggatgaggtTGCAGAGGAGCATGAGGATAAAGACATCATGATGAATGAAAACTGTGAGAGTTCTGCCTCTTCTCAGGAAGAGGTGGACGAAGATGAGATTGAAAAAGATCCAAAAAAAACTGAGGATGAAGACGGgacagatgaggaggaagatggCGAGGgtgaggaggagcagaggggaGACAAAGCAGGAAAACCAGAGGAAAGCGATTCAGATCACAGTATCATTTTATCAAAGGAAAACAG aTATACTAAGATGCATTTTACtcctgagaaagagaaaagggggagTGTAACACGATCTTCTGAGGACAGTGACTCAAATGACTTCAATGAGGATGATATAGAGAGTCTCCTTGCGcctcaagaagaaaaaaagacagagtga
- the pola2 gene encoding DNA polymerase alpha subunit B isoform X1, translated as MALLTTEKLKSELDVFGVPCQDDSVLDKMVEQCICNRMQADEMVGEWVAYSTTKDGLKLTIDTLEKFEHEVLNKRNKSKQSCRKEDSHNRTRDIHTLQDLIKAEEEEENLLDCYSTPAKVSQKRALTTPEHPHSKRSALLKTSPGLLLSPASFSPSATPSQKYSQRGGKGEVVVTFGAVQGTRWVGRKTPGAGIQLELLEEPEDSLRCSYKYMFQRLRDVRNVLTEKIEELGESLRSHFNIEEFSPVSLPAQDKITVLGQVCCDSNGKLNVQSVLLETGPEQGGQQVPVDLSELKEYSLFPGQVVVMEGMNTTGRKLMASKLYEGVPLPLYNSEIKMEMDEEPVNVLVACGPYTPSDSLTFDPLLDLISVIVRDRPDVCLLLGPFVDSKHEQIEKAQVTETFEAIFSRCIESIVNGTKSVDCRLVFVPSQRDINHHFIYPQPPFTLSNLSKDQAQRVTLVPDPCTLLISGVTFGLTSTDILFHMGAEEISCGAGTDRFSRILKHLLTQRSYYPLYPPAEEVNMDYEKFQTFGQMSLTPDVLIIPSELRYFIKDVAGCVCVNPGRLTKGQVGGTYSRLLIQHSSASEDGKRVSPCLAAQVVKI; from the exons ATGGCGCTGTTAACTAcggaaaaactaaaatctgagCTGGACGTTTTCGGCGTACCCTGTCAAGATGATTCTGTTCTCGACAAGA tgGTGGAGCAGTGTATTTGTAACAGGATGCAGGCAGATGAAATGGTGGGGGAGTGGGTGGCCTATAGCACCACAAAAGATGGATTAAAGCTCACCATTGACACACTGGAGAAATTTGAACATGAG GTGTTAAACAAGAGGAATAAATCCAAGCAGAGCTGCAGAAAAGAAGACTCCCACAACAGAACTAGAGACATCCACACATTACAGGACTT AATCAaagctgaggaagaggaggaaaatctACTAGATTGCTACTCTACTCCTGCAAAG gtcTCTCAGAAACGAGCCCTGACTACTCCAGAACATCCTCATTCTAAAAGAAGTGCACTTCTAAAGACCAGCCCTGGCCTGCTGCTTTCTCCTGCCAGTTTCTCTCCCAG CGCAACCCCCTCACAGAAGTACAGTCAACGAGGAGGCAAAGGAGAGGTGGTAGTTACATTTGGGGCTGTGCAAGGCACACGCTGGGTCGGCAGGAAGACTCCAGGCGCAGGCATCCAGCTGGAGCTGCTGGAAGAACCTGAAGACTCTCTCCGCTGCAGCTACAAGTACATGTTTCAGCGGCTGCGTGATGTTCGAAATG TTTTGACAGAGAAGATTGAGGAGCTGGGTGAGAGCCTCAGGTCTCACTTCAACATTGAAGAGTTCTCCCCTGTTTCTCTACCAGCTCAG GACAAAATAACAGTGCTTGGGCAGGTGTGCTGTGACAGTAATGGAAAACTCAACGTGCAGTCGGTTCTATTGGAGACAGGACCAGAGCAAGGTGGTCAGCAAGTACCCGTTGATCTATCCGAGCTCAAAGAATACTCCCTGTTTCCTGGTCAG GTAGTAGTGATGGAGGGGATGAACACAACAGGAAGAAAACTGATGGCATCCAAGCTCTATGAG GGAGTTCCTCTTCCCTTGTACaattctgaaattaaaatggaGATGGATGAAG AGCCAGTGAATGTACTCGTGGCATGTGGACCATACACCCCTTCTGACAGTCTGACATTTGACCCACTGCTGGACTTAATCAGTGTCATTGTCAGGGATCGTCCTGATGTCTGCCTGCTG ctggGACCTTTTGTGGATTccaaacatgaacaaattgag AAAGCTCAGGTGACTGAGACATTTGAAGCCATTTTCTCAAGATGTATTGAAAGTATTGTGAATGGCACCAAAAG TGTGGACTGTCGCCTGGTATTTGTGCCCTCCCAGAGAGACATCAACCACCATTTCATCTACCCACAGCCTCCCTTCACCCTGTCCAACCTGAGCAAGGATCAGGCCCAG CGTGTCACCCTGGTCCCTGACCCCTGCACACTGCTGATCAGCGGTGTGACATTTGGCTTGACATCCACTGACATCTTGTTCCACATGGGAGCAGAAGAGATCAGCTG TGGTGCTGGGACAGACCGATTCTCGCGTATCCTGAAACACTTGCTCACCCAGCGGAG CTACTACCCCCTGTACCCCCCTGCAGAGGAGGTTAACATGGATTACGAAAAGTTTCAGACATTTGGTCAGATGTCACTCACCCCTGATGTTCTCATCATTCCATCTGAGCTGCGCTATTTTATAAAG GACGTagctgggtgtgtttgtgtcaatcCAGGACGTCTGACAAAAGGCCAGGTGGGTGGGACCTACAGCAGGCTGCTCATTCAGCACAGCTCTGCATCAGAGGATGGCAAGAGAGTGAGCCCCTGTTTGGCTGCTCAAGTGGTGAAAATCTAA